In Labrus bergylta chromosome 1, fLabBer1.1, whole genome shotgun sequence, one genomic interval encodes:
- the fam161a gene encoding protein FAM161A produces MLQRLSRFVTSFPTKLSCVAKETPFSLDTDTGFSTRTATLLAILGTFPTKPDFNYVELKQYILKFCEVMANPHRANVLVTSCLKTPVDPHTKAPLASYERERVLPYTATGHMDNRDYEELEYEDSGSDYCDEDRLGKDAPFMLTDFRAAGDRFDLSEIFFSNEEYYSKLEELKKAHLRTMAELESMYRRKLQLKSMEPLDMATLETGQRFLWSNNSPEASRFLRKSYSAFELRRSSGQLDPSEEDEAASNYVEKGLLFSPKEHIKNMWQDFKLSPHNRHLSSSSLHSLPTHHKRQQKGKGKKRHGQKDGEHDLWKHRVTIPKPFHMMLREAERRKHGIKTRSEIEQENAELRRQLEDLTECQRKFRASPVPAHIHLPLYEELQERNEERRRSTREREEQPHQTNQKPFSFLERERLKKEQKQLHQAQQSNQEKTKPFKAKPVPKSVYAAASGEQMKEEQLYRSIKIQMRAQELLHSASMPPSMLARRLSDRKKTKDSSSAGDDNFSHKPEINKEVPDFDASYRRFRKQLEKQKEIKPTTACEPFELRTSQISSHRERILADIEKEQGSPRMLRWPHISPGPARTPNSSLCSSLSGSLETLPTKVTDATKKRHEAVRKVLEQRKKAEEEEERWKERQRQREKKLQRVVVKRAQANDPHKALSQTQQTKLKEFRKQELQRRKEYQQEIKEMKQRVKGRPLLLEQVAQKNAKQTAQKRYTDTLHGCEVTEEFISSKAGKAGDSSSSSGQASDQDETDTGHEPVLYRKVFLDDEDLEVDPKEGGGSDEASSNHHDGEDASRQLSDQDDQGDDRHYSDDSYHYSDDHENYSDDSEHDVDTKQQEAGE; encoded by the exons ATGCTTCAGCGCCTTTCTCGCTTCGTCACTTCCTTCCCAACCAAGCTTAGCTGCGTTGCCAAGGAGACACCCTTCAGCCTAGATACCGACACAGGTTTCAGCACGCGGACAGCGACTCTGTTAGCTATTCTAGGGACTTTTCCCACCAAACCTGACTTTAATTacgttgaattaaaacaatatatacTGAAGTTCTGCGAAGTCATGGCAAATCCTCACCGGGCCAACGTTCTTGTAACTTCGTGTTTGAAGACGCCGGTGGACCCGCACACCAAAGCGCCTTTAGCTTCATACGAGAGGGAGCGAGTGCTGCCCTACACGGCTACAGGTCATATGGACAACCGGGACTACGAGGAG CTGGAGTATGAGGACTCAGGCTCTGATTACTGTGACGAGGATCGCCTAGGGAAGGACGCTCCTTTTATGTTGACTGACTTCAGGGCAGCAGGAGACCGCTTCGATCTGAGCGAGATCTTCTTCTCCAACGAGGAGTACTACAGCaagctggaggagctgaagaaggcTCACCTGCGCACCATGGCAGAGCTGGAGAGTATGTACCGGCGGAAGCTGCAGCTCAAGTCCATGGAACCTTTGGACATGGCAACACTGGAGACCGGGCAAAG GTTCCTGTGGTCAAACAACAGCCCAGAAGCTTCTCGCTTTTTGAGGAAGTCCTATTCTGCCTTTGAACTCAGGAGAAGCTCTGGACAGTTAGATCCCTCAGAGGAAGATGAAGCTGCCAGCAATTATGTGGAGAAAGGCCTGCTTTTTTCTCCCAAAGAACACATCAAGAACATGTGGCAGGACTTCAAACTGTCCCCTCACAATCGCCACCTTTCTTCCTCTTCGCTGCACAGCCTGCCAACACACCATAAGAGACAACAAAAAGGCAAAGGAAAAAAGAGGCATGGGCAAAAAGATGGAGAGCATGATCTCTGGAAGCACAGAGTGACAATACCCAAACCTTTTCACATGATGCTGCGAGAGGCTGAGAGGAGAAAGCATGGCATTAAGACGCGTTCAGAGATTGAACAAGAGAACGCAGAACTGAGACGACAGCTGGAAGACCTGACAGAGTGCCAGAGAAAGTTCAGAGCCAGCCCTGTACCTGCTCACATTCACCTGCCGCTTTATGAAGAGCTTCAGGAGCGGAACGAGGAACGACGTCGATCAACAAGAGAGCGTGAAGAACAGCCTCATCAAACCAACCAAAAGCCGTTCAGCTTTCTGGAGAGGGAGCGGCTGAAAAAGGAGCAGAAACAGCTACATCAAGCACAACAGTCCAACCAGGAGAAAACCAAACCCTTCAAGGCCAAACCTGTTCCAAAGTCTGTGTACGCAGCAGCATCGGGGGAGCAGATGAAAGAGGAGCAGCTGTATCGGTCCATAAAGATACAGATGAGAGCTCAGGAACTTCTACACAGTGCTTCAATGCCTCCTAGCATGCTTGCAAGACGACTCAGTGATCGCAAAAAGACCAAagacagcagctctgcaggagATGACAATTTCTCCCATAAACCCGAAATAAACAAGGAGGTACCTGACTTTGACGCCAGTTACCGACGCTTCAGAAAAcaacttgaaaaacaaaaagagataaAACCCACAACTGCATGTGAACCCTTTGAATTGAGAACATCACAGATATCCTCGCACCGTGAACGCATCCTGGCTGACATAGAGAAAGAGCAGGGCAGCCCTCGGATGCTGCGATGGCCACACATCAGCCCTGGGCCAGCTCGAACGCCAAACTCAAGCCTCTGTTCATCCCTCTCTGGCAGCTTGGAGACCCTGCCCACCAAAGTCACAGACGCTACCAAGAAACGCCATGAGGCTGTGAG AAAGGTCCTGGAGCAGAGGAagaaggcagaggaggaggaggagcggtggaaggagaggcagaggcagagggagaagaAGCTGCAGAGGGTGGTAGTGAAACGTGCCCAGGCCAATGACCCCCACAAGGCGCTATCACAGACTCAGCAAACCAAACTCAAAGAATTCAG GAAACAAGAACTTCAGCGTAGGAAGGAGTACCAGCAGGAGATAAAAGAGATGAAGCAAAGAGTGAAAGGGAGGCCACTGCTGTTGGAGCAGGTTGCACAg AAGaatgcaaaacaaacagcacagaaGCGCTACACAGACACTCTGCATGGATGTGAAGTAACTGAAGAGTTTATCAGCAGCAAGGCAGGAAAAGCAGGAGACTCCTCGTCCTCCAGCGGACAAGCGAG TGACCAAGATGAGACAGACACTGGACATGAACCTGTTCTCTACAGAAAAGTCTTTTTGGATGATGAAGACCTTGAAGTAGACCCAAAGGAAGGAGGAGGTAGTGATGAGGCTTCATCAAATCACCACGATGGAGAGGACGCCAGCAGACAGCTCTCAGATCAGGATGATCAGGGGGATGATCGACACTATTCAGATGACAGTTACCACTACTCAGACGATCATGAGAACTACTCAGACGACAGCGAGCATGATGTCGACACCAAACAGCAGGAAGCAGGGGAGTGA
- the cct4 gene encoding T-complex protein 1 subunit delta has protein sequence MPEVKSAARVSNMSRNKGGAYVDRDKPAQVRFSNISAAKAVADAVRTSLGPKGMDKMIQDEKGDVTITNDGATILKQMQVLHPAAKMLVELSKAQDIEAGDGTTSVVVIAGALLDACYKLLQKGIHPTIISESFQKAVEKGVEVLTAMSRPVHLSDRETLLNSATTSLCSKVVSQYSSLLAPMSVDAVMRVIDPATATGVDLHDIKIIKKLGGTIDDCELVEGLVLTQRVANSSVTRVEKAKIGLIQFCLSPPKTDMDNQIVVSDYAQMDRVLREERAYILNMVKQIKKAGCNVLLIQKSILRDALSDLALHFLNKMKIMVVKEIEREDIEFICKTIGTKPIAHIDHFTPEILGTAELAEEVNLDGSGKLVKITGCSSPGKTVSIVVRGSNKLVIEEAERSIHDALCVIRCLVKKRALIAGGGAPEIELAVRLAEYSRELGGMEAYCVRAYSDALEVIPSTLAENAGLNPISTVTELRNRHAQGEKMAGINVRKGGISNILEELVVQPLLVSISALTLATETVRSILKIDDVVNTR, from the exons ATGCCAGAAGTAAAGTCCGCTGCGAGAGTTTCAAACATGAGCAGAAACAAAGGAGGGGCGTATGTGGACCGCGACAAGCCGGCCCAGGTTAGGTTCAGTAACATCTCAGCTGCTAAAG CTGTTGCAGATGCTGTCAGAACGAGCCTGGGGCCCAAAGGAATGGACAAGATG ATCCAGGATGAGAAAGGTGACGTGACCATCACCAACGACGGAGCCACCATCCTGAAGCAGATGCAGGTGCTCCACCCTGCAGCCAAAATG ctggTGGAACTATCAAAAGCCCAGGACATCGAGGCTGGTGACGGCACCACCTCTGTGGTTGTGATCGCTGGAGCCCTGCTGGACGCCTGCTACAAACTGCTGCAGAAAG GTATCCACCCAACCATCATCTCAGAGTCGTTCCAGAAGGCTGTGGAGAAGGGCGTAGAGGTGCTGACAGCCATGAGCCGGCCGGTGCATCTGAGCGACCGTGAGACGCTGCTCAACAGTGCCACCACATCGCTTTGCTCCAAGGTGGTATCGCAGTACTCCAGCCTGCTGGCACCCATGAGTGTGGACGCCGTCATGAGAGTCATCGACCCTGCAACTGCCACTGGAGTCGACCTCCATGACATCAAGATCATCAAGAAGCTCGG AGGGACCATTGATGACTGTGAGCTCGTTGAAGGCCTGGTGCTTACCCAGAGGGTGGCCAACAGCAGTGTGACCCGAGTGGAGAAAGCAAAGATTGGTCTGATCCagttctgtctgtctcctcctaaAACTGAT ATGGACAATCAGATCGTGGTGTCTGACTACGCTCAGATGGACCGCGTACTGAGGGAGGAGCGCGCTTACATCCTCAACATGGTGAAACAGATCAAGAAGGCCGGCTGCAATGTGCTGCTCATCCAGAAGTCCATCCTCAG AGACGCCCTGAGCGACCTCGCCCTGCACTTCCTCAACAAAATGAAGATCATGGTGGTGAAGGAGATTGAGAGAGAGGATATCGAGTTTATTTGCAAG ACTATTGGCACCAAGCCCATCGCTCACATCGACCACTTCACTCCAGAGATACTTGGCACAGCAGAACTTGCTGAAGAGGTCAACCTGGACGGCTCTGGCAAGCTGGTGAAG ATCACAGGCTGCTCCAGTCCTGGGAAGACGGTGAGCATCGTGGTTCGAGGCTCCAACAAGCTGGTGATCGAGGAGGCCGAGCGCTCCATCCATGATGCTCTGTGTGTCATCCGCTGCCTGGTCAAGAAGAG GGCTTTGATAGCTGGTGGTGGTGCTCCAGAAATTGAGCTGGCAGTGCGTTTGGCAGAATACTCGCGTGAGCTTGGCGGCATGGAGGCCTACTGCGTGCGGGCGTACAGCGACGCTCTGGAAGTGATCCCCTCCACGCTGGCTGAGAACGCTGGTCTCAACCCCATCTCCACTGTGACGGAGCTCCGCAACAGGCACGCTCAAGGAGAAAAGATGGCAGGCATTAACGTCCGCAAG GGAGGAATCTCCAACATCCTGGAGGAACTGGTGGTGCAGCCTTTACTGGTTTCCATTAGTGCACTGACCCTGGCCACAGAGACGGTCCGCAGCATCCTCAAGATCGACGACGTG GTGAACACCCGATAA